A window of Anaerohalosphaeraceae bacterium genomic DNA:
GATTCCGTCCAAATTAGCGCAGCAATCTTCATAATATCCCACACAGCCAACAGAATTCAACCATTGTCCCGAGAAAATGAGTAGGTCTGATAGATTTACCATGCAATCACTGTTTAGATCACCAATCGGACAGGCTGAAGCAGATAATGATAAAGAGAAGGAGAAAAATATTATTACTCCTATATAGAACACGGAAACCTTAGGTATTTTCATGGTATCCACCTTGAACAATAAATGCCGAATTGAAATAACCCTTACGGGGCTTTATCCAAACCTTCCCCCCAATAACTAGGAGCCTCTAACAAAAAGAGTTTTGTAATACATTGAAACAGATGAGAGCACAACTTAATCTCAGAAACGCGTCATGAATATCGCTTCGGCGTTCATACCGTTGCCGGAGGCGTTTGAACTGGTGAAGCCAGGACAAGTATCGTTCTATCACCCAGCGTGTTTTGCCCAATCCGCTGCCGTGTTCGGTATAGCGTTTTGCCAGCAGCGGGACGATGCCCAGTTTTCGCAAGGATTCTCGCAGCGTTTGGCTATGGTAAGCACGGTCTTCCTGAAGGGCTTCCGGCCGCTTTTGGGGGCGGCCTGGTTTGCCGCCGATGGCGGGGATGGCATGGACCAGCGGCAAGGTCTGGGTGACATCGTGCCGATTGGCTTCCGTGAGTTTATGGGCCAGAGGGATCCCGTTTGCATCGGGAATCAAGTGGTGCTTGGAGCCCGCTTTCCGCCTGTCTGTGGGGTTCGGGCCGGTTTTTTGACCCCCAAAACGGCGCAGACGGAGGACGAATCGACAATCGCTCTGGAAAAATCGATCTGGTCGACCTTGCGTAACTGGGCCAGAAGAATCTGGTGGATCTTGTCCCATACGCCGGCTTTCTGCCAATCCCGCTGTCTCCTCCAGCAGGTCATCCCGCTGCCGCACCCCATTTCCTGCGGCAAGGACTCCCAGCCAATCCCGGTTTTGAGGACAAAGAGGATGCCCGTCAGAGCCGCCCGGTCGGAAATGGGCTTGCGTCCGGGATACCGGAATCGGCGTTTGCGTTTGAGAATGAGGGGTTCTAAAAGTAACCATAACTGTTCATCTAATGTTTAGCCCTGAGCAGTCTCCTTCCCAGATGACTACCCATGACGTCGGTAATAAGTGTCAGAAAACTTCCATTTTGTTAGAGGCTCTTAAAAAACCTTCTATCAAAACTTTCATTCTTCTTTAGCGATATATCCTCTATAGATAATTGCCCCAAGAAAGAAGATTTTTCCTCAGAATTTAAAGAAAGCTCCCCAAAAAATAAAAAACAATAAATAAAATAAGAGCTTCTCGAGTCGAAAGTTGAGCAAAGGAGATATTGGACACAATATTATCAGAGAAAGTATATTTTATTCCCGTACATTATTTATAAAAAGTCAACTACGCTTAACATCAATGGATTAAATTCTTTATGGCATTGAAATTCCCTCGACTTCAAACCTCTTGTCGGCTATCATCCTGCCACGAAACAGTTTATTGTGGACAGTTTTGCTCGGATTACCAGGATGCTTTTATGAAACCAAAACCCTATGCAATGCTGCTGATGATACTGGCCGGACGGATCAACCGGCGGAATCACACCGAGAGAACGCATCGGCT
This region includes:
- a CDS encoding IS5 family transposase (programmed frameshift) — encoded protein: MLKRKRRFRYPGRKPISDRAALTGILFVLKTGIGWESLPQEMGCGSGMTCWRRQRDWQKAGVWDKIHQILLAQLRKVDQIDFSRAIVDSSSVCAGFGGQKTGPNPTDRRKAGSKHHLIPDANGIPLAHKLTEANRHDVTQTLPLVHAIPAIGGKPGRPQKRPEALQEDRAYHSQTLRESLRKLGIVPLLAKRYTEHGSGLGKTRWVIERYLSWLHQFKRLRQRYERRSDIHDAFLRLSCALICFNVLQNSFC